CAGGTTCATTGATCACAGCTACATCAGTGACCTTGATGGCCGACTGGGGGCAGACATCCTCGCAAGCTCCGCATCCAACGCACTCGTCAGCGTTAATCTTCGCAACCAAATCTAACACCTCGGTTAATTTGGATGCACAATCTAATGTTTCTATAAAAAGACTTCCACTGAACAGTGAGGGAGCGAAGTAGAACCTAGTCCTCATCCTGTAGTTTCCAGGACCGGTTATGTTCCCCAATGAGGGCTTTATGATTAGATGTTCAATTAAATTCGTCTCTCAAACTCAGACAGATATGTGGTGCGCGCGATCGACAGGTTGATGGATTATCACCTGAGGGTAATGTTCACCTTCCAGCGCCACCATTGAAATATCACATTCCATTACCCTGGAGCATGGAGTATGTCTCCGGGAAGGTCCTCACCGAGGAAGGCTTCCGGGATGGTCATGTGGGCTTCGAGGATGGAAGGATCATCGAGGTGGGTAAAGGCAGGGTCAAGGATAACTTGGCAGAGGGTCTGATACTGCCCACCTTCGTCAACGCCCACACCCACATCGCCGACTATGTGGTCCCGGTGGACCTGTCCCTCACCTTGGCAGAGATAGTGGCACCCCCCCATGGCCTGAAGTACCGCATTCTCTCACAGACCCCAGAGGAGAAGCAGCGGGAGGCGATCGCCGCGATGTCAGAGTCCATGCTCCGCAAGGGCATCTCCGCGTTCTCCGACTTTCGGGAGGGAGGCGTCAACGGAGCCAAGCTAATGTCCTCAGCCCAGGGGGCGCGGCCGTTCGTGCTCGGAAAGCCCAGAGCGCCGCACTTTGACCGCGAGGAGATATCCGCTCTCCTGGAGCTCACCGAAGGGATAGGGCCATCGGCCATATCAGACTGGGACTACGAGGAGCTAAGGGAGCTGACCGATTTCGTGAGGTCCCGCGGTAAGATCGTGGCCCTCCACTGCTCAGAAAGGATCAGGGAGGACCTGGACAAAGTGTTGGACCTCCGTCCCTCGTACCTGGTCCACATGACCCAGGCCACAGATGGGGACCTGGAAAGGTGCGCCCAACTGGACGTCCCCATCGTGGTGTGCGCCAGGTCCAACATGTTCTTCGGGATGGTGCCGCCTCTGGCAAGAATGGTGGATCAGGGCGTTACAGTAGCGATCGGTACCGATAACGCCATGATCTCCATGCCGGACATGTTCGTGGAAACGGAATTCGTGGGAAGACTGCTCCGACAGCAGGGGATCGCCCGCCTAGAGTGCGTTCTCAGTATGGCTGTGGCCAATGGGCGAAAAATTATAAATCAACTTCCGTTAATGGAGATAGTATCGGACGCACCATTGGATCTCATGGTCGTCCGCTCAAAGCAAGGAGACCCGCTCACTGACCTGGTACTGCGCACCGCTGGGGAGGAGCCACTGCTCGTGTGCGTAGGTGAGAATAAGAGGAGAGGAACGAGATGAACGATTTCAAGAGGATACTGATACCGACCGACGGAAGCGAGAACACCAAGGCCGCGATCACTCAGGGATTAGAACTGGCCCGCGTGTTGGGAAGCGAGGTGACCGCGCTCTATGTTGTCGATCAGGCTTCGTTCGTCAACTTCCCCATGGATGCGACCGTGGTCAGCATATACTCCCTTCTGGAGAAGGAGGGAAAGGATGCCGTAGATTATGTGGTCAGTGAGGGTCAGAAGCTTGGTGTGAACGTCACTCCCAAGGTCGTCGAGGGCTCCCCGGCAAAGAAGATCGTGGATGAGGCCGAGAACTATGACCTGGTGGTCATGGGCACCCTGGGTCGGACCGGCATCTCCAAGCTCCTTCTGGGCAGCGTGGCAGAGAGGGTGGTAAGGTTCGCTCCTTGCCCCGTCCTGGTCGTCCGCGCCGAGACCCCTGGGGAGGAATAGGCATGACCATTGTAGACCAAGTGATGACCCACAACCCCATTACAGCAGAGATACCAGGCTCGCGGAACGACGTTCTCAAGCTAATGGTGCGGCATAACCTCACCGGCCTTCCCATCATCAAGAAGGCCGATGGCAGCCTGGCCGGGATGGTCACGCGCAGTGACATCTTCCAGCACCCAGAGGAGGACCAGCTGGCGATGGTGATGAACCGTGAGCCGCTGGTGCTGTCCCCCCAGGATACCGTGGAGACCGCCGCTACCCTCATGACCACCAAGAGGGTCACCCACTTCCCCGTCGTGGATGGTGGGAAGCTCGTCGGCATACTAACCCCCACGGACCTGCTCAACGAGGTGGAGAAGAAGGCCTCCAACATTCCAGTGGAGGACCTGGCCCTCGACCCCTGCGTGCCCATCTACCAGGAGACGCCCCTGCGGGCGGCCCTGGTCACATTCAAGGCCAGCAGGGTCAACGCCCTCCCCGTCCTGGACGCTAACGGACGACTTGCCGGCATCATCACGGACAGGGACGTGTTCAATAAGAGCCTGATCAACGGCTCGGTGGCCCTGACCGCCCTGGGAATGGGCGATGACGAGGACTCATGGTCCTGGGACGGCCTACGCAACATCATGAAGCTGTGGTTCGAGGTATCCAAGATCGAGATGCCCGCCGTTCCCGTGAGGGATATCATGGTGCGTTCGCCCACAACGGTTTTTAAGAAGACCAACGTTTCCGAGGCTGCGCGGACGATGCGCCGCAATGATTTCGGTCAGCTGCCTGTGGTCGATTCCAAGGAGAACCTGGTGGCCATGCTCTACGATATCAACGCGGTATCGATACTGGCACAGTGAGCATTAGGCTCAATATACGAGGAATTACTATGGATGCATCAGACGTTCTCTCGCTCTGTAAGCGCAGGGGTTTCCTTTACCCCTCCTATGAGATCTACGGCGGGGTAGCTGGCCTGTACGACTATGGGCCCTTGGGCACGGCCATGAGGAACAACATCGTGGAGATCTGGAGAAGACTGTACACGCTGGGCGAGGGTTTCGTGGAGATAGATTCGGAGACCATAGGCCCTGAGGTGGTCTTCAAGGCGTCCGGCCATGTGGACGAGTTCGCGGACAAGATGGTCAAGTGCAAGGTCTGCGAGGAGGCGTACCGCGCGGACCATCTTATCGGCGACCGCCACCCCAACCCCGGCTCCTTGAAGGAGGAAGAGCTGGACGACCTCATAAGGGAGCATGGTATCACCTGCCCCGCCTGCAGCGGGGAGCTGTCCTCGGTGGAGGAGTTCAACCTCATGTTCAAGACCGTGATCGGTCCGGGTTCCGGCCGAGTGGGATACCTGCGTCCGGAGACCGCTCAGGGGATCTTCGTGAACTTCCCCAGCCTCTACCGCTACAACCGTGAGAAGCTGCCCCTGGGTGTGATACAGGTCGGCCGCGGGTACCGCAATGAGATCTCCCCGCGCCAGGGCGTCATACGCATGCGCGAGTTCAATATGATGGAGTGCGAGCTCTTCGTGGACCCTGAGGACAAGGGCTGGCCCCGCTTCAAGGACGTCAAGGATGATAGGATGAGGCTGTTCGCCAACGACGGCCGGGAACTGGAGATAAGCGTCGGGGATGCGGTGGAGCAGGGCATCATCTGCAACCAGGTCCTGGCATACTTCATGTGGTTCACCCAGGAGTTCCTCAAGGCCATCGGCGTAGACGGTACCCGCCTGCGCTTCCGCCAGCACGAGAAGGACGAGATGGCCCACTATGCTGCTGACTGCTGGGACGCTGAAGCATTGCTCAGCTTCGGTTGGACCGAGATCGTGGGCATCGCCGACAGGGGATGCTGGGACCTCTCGCGGCACATCAAGTTCTCCGGCGTGGACATGAGCGCGTTCAAGCGCTTCGACACCCCTCAGGAGGTGGAGAGGGACGTCATCAAGCCGAAGTACGGCATCCTGGGCCCCAAGTACAAGGCCCTCGGCAGCAAGATCGGGAAGGCCATGGAGGCTACCGATCCGTCCTTGATAAAGGACGACTCGGTAACCGTGGAGGTCGACGGGCAGAGCTACGTCCTCAGCCGTGACTGCTTCGATGTGGCCCGAGTCAAGGAGAAGGTCTCCGGCGTCAAGGTCATACCTCATGTGATAGAGCCCTCGCACGGCCTGGACAGGATCACCTACACCTGCCTGGAGCACGCCTACACCAAGAAGGAGGACATGGAGATGCTGCGCATATCCGCAGCTATAGCTCCGATAAAGTTCGGCGTTTTCCCACTGATGGCCCGGGACGAGCTCGACAAGGTGGCCATGGACATCGACCAGGAGATCCGCTACAGCGGCATCGAGACCTACTACGACGATTCCGGCTCCATCGGCAGAAGGTACGCCAGGATGGACGAGATCGGGACCCCCTATTGTGTCACCGTCGACTACCAGACCCTGGAGGACGGCACCGTGACCCTCCGGGAGAGGGACAGCCAGGCCCAGATACGCGTAAAGGTCCAGGAGATCACCTTGGTAGCCCGGGCGGCCCTGTGCGGGGCCAACCTCGATCAGTTCGTGGTGGGCGAGAACAAGTCCTGAGTTCGAATTCCAGTAACCTGGAAACCTTTTACCTCAACCTTTCCCTTCCCTTTTTTCGTAACCTCGCATCGATGTTGATTCTTATCGGCGGATTTCTATGGAGAAGGTTCAATAGCATGGACCGCGATTTGTTATCCAGAGATAGGGATTCGCCATTTTCGGGCGAAAACCTCTTCAAGAGAACCCAAACGATACGGGAGTCGATAAGATGAACGGAACGGAAATAGCGGGGATCAAGAAGAGGGAGCAGCTCAGGTCGATGGTGGAAGCGACCAAGATAACCGACCTGATGTCCAAGAGGTTCGATTTCGTGAGCCCTGAGGACCAGCTCTCTGACGTGCTTAAGAAGATGGGGCAACTGGACCTGCACGAGATGCCAGTGAGCTTGGATGGTAAGAGATTGATGGGGGTGGTAAGTTATGGCACCCTCCTCAAGCGGAGGAATCTCCCCATCACTACCAAGGCGGGCTCCATTACCGTCATGCCTCAGGAGGTCACCCCCGATACGTTGGTGACAGAGGTCGCTGAGGCCTTCATGACCTCCGGCTTTCGCCAGATCCCGGTCGTGAAGGGTCAGAACATACAGGGGATAATCGCCCGAACCGACCTGATCAAGATCGTGGAGGGCATAAAGGAGCTGCGGGAACTGAACGTGAAGGACATAATGACCGAGGACGTTCAGACCGTAGGCCTCGAGGATCCCGTGGAGACAGCACTGCTGTCGATGAAGAACCTGACCATCCGCACCCTGCCCGTGGTGGATGATGAGGGCAACCTCACTGGCATCGTAGGCATCAAGCAGGTGGCGAACTACAACTGGAAGGAGCGAAAGCGCGAGACCGTGGGAGAGATGACCGGCGACAACAGCCCGGTGAAGGTCAAGGTCTCCTCCATAGCCCTTGATGCCGTGTACACTGTGGATGAGGACGCAACCCTGGGGGGTGCGGTGAAGGCCATGCTGGAGAACAATGTGTCCACCCTTCCCGTGGTGAAGGGCAGCCGCCTCGCCGGGATCATCACCAAGTACGACATCATCGAGCTGCTGGCATCGTTCCGGCAAAGGGACATGGTATACACCCAGATCACCGGCTTGGACCAGGAGGACCGTTTTGCGGCGGATACGATGGAGAAGGACATCACCGCGTCGCTGCAGAAGATCGCCAAGATCACCCGGCCCATGTTGTTCACGCTGCACGTGACCAAGTACAACGCCCAGGGGAACACCAACAAGTACTCGCTGAACGGCCGTCTCACCACCGAGAGCAAGGTGTGGGTGGCGTCGGCGGTGGACTGGGACCTCAACAAGGCCACGATCAGCCTGATGCAGCACCTGGAACGAAGGGTCATCGAGCGCAAGGAGGAGAAACTGGACCATCGCAAGAAGGCCAAGAACATCGGGCACAGCTGAGAGCGCTCTCGTTCTGGCAAACCCTTTCCAGTTAATTCTTTAAGACACTTCATTGGACTAAAGGCAGACGATATATACTGGTGGTAACGCTTTTAATAGCAAGGCATGACCGGCGCCATGGCCACGGGGAAAAGGCAGAAGGCCGGTCCAACAGAGGGAGGTTTTTATGAAAGCCGAGGAACTGGTTGGAGCGAACAGGCAGGAAAGGCTCCGGGCCGAGGTGGACGCCATGGGTCTGGAGAAGATCATGAACGTGGATTTTGAGACCGTTTACCCCTCGGACACTGTGAATGTGGTCCTCAAGAAGATGAAGGAGCTGGACATGCATGAGATGCCTGTCGCCGTCGACGGAGGGAAGCTCATGGGAGTGGTCAGCTACGGTACCCTCCTGAAGAGGAGGAACATCTCCATTGAGGCCAAGGCCGAGACGCTGCTCCTGAGGCCACAGAACGTCACCGTAGTGTCACCGGTCACCGAGGTAGCGGAGATCATGATCAACTCCGGCTTCAGGGAGATGCCGGTGACCAGGGACGGGACCATCATAGGCGTGGTCTCCCGGTCGGGTATGCTGCGAATAATTCAGGACGTGAAGGAGCTGCAGCGCATACCGGTGACCGAGGTGATGTCCAAGGAGGTCAGAACGGTCAAGCTGGACACGAGCGTGAAGGACGCGGTGAGGTACATGAGCGCCATGGAGGTCAGGGTCCTCCCGGTGGTTGATGACCACGATCGAATCATCGGTGTGGTGGGCATCAAGGACATCTCTCATGCGAACTGGCACATGCGTGACAGGGCTACAGTGGGCGAGTTTGCCGGGGAGAGCCTTCCCATCGAGGTCAAGGTGGGCTCGGTGGCGGTGGAACCGGCAGTGGTAGCCGCGCCCGAAATGACCCTGGGCGAAGCCGCGAAGGTCATGCTGGACAGGGGAATATCCACGCTTCCGGTGGTGGACTTCGGGAAGCTGCTGGGCATCGTCAGCAAGTATGATCTCGTGGCCCTCCTGGCCTCTCTTCGTGAGAGGAACAAGCTCTACATCCAGATCTCCGGCCTGAGCGACGACGACAAGTTCGCGCAGGACGTCATGGTCACGGAGATCGAGAGTTCCATGAAGAAGATAGCCGCCATCGAGACTCCGGTGATGTTCGATCTTCACGTGGCGGCGTACAAGGACGAGGGGCTGAACTACAAGTACTCCCTCCATGGGCGCCTGACCACCCATGAACGCCTCTACACGGCCAGTGCCACCGAGTGGGACCTGGTGCAGGCGACGTCCACGCTCATGAAGACCTTCGAGCGTAGGATCATCGACCACAAGGAGCTGAAGCTGGACCATCGTCGGAGGACGAAGAACATCGGGCACCACTGATCAGGGGGCACCGGCCCCGATTTTTTTCTCCCATAGGGCCGTAAAGGTTATCGTTCCTATCCACGGGCATCGCTACCCGGCCAAATGCTTTAATCTACACCGGACATGTCCGAAGCCGTTTATGGCACAATACGAAGCAGTAGAGACCGAGAGGAAGTGGCAGCAGAAGTGGAAGGAGTGGGAGCTGTACAGGTTCGACCCCAGTTCGACCGCTCCCGTATACAGCATAGACAACCCTCCCCGGTACACGTCCGGCTCCCTGCACCTGGGACACGCCACCGGATACTCACTGATCGACTTCGCGGCCCGCTACCGTAGGATGCGTGGCCATAACGTCTTCTTCCCCCTGTGCTTCGACGTCAATGGGACGCCCACAGAGGTCAAGGTGGAGAAGAAGCACGGCATCACCAAGCTCACCGTGCCTCGGCAGGAATACATTCATCTGTGCTCGGAGTTCGCCAACTCCTTCATCGACGAGATGACCAGGCAGTTCGAGGTGCTGGGAGAGAGCATGGACCCCTCCATCTATTACCAAACGGACGCCCCCTACTACCGCCGCATCACGCAGATCACCTTCCTGCGCCTTCTGAAGAAGGACCTGGTGTACAAGGGGACGTACCCTGTGAACTGGTGCCCCTCGTGCATAACCGCCCTGGCGGACGCCGAGGTGGAGTACTCGGACAATGTCACCAAGCTTAACTACGTAAAGTTCCGCGTCCGGGGTACCGACGAGGATATCATCATCGCCACCACCCGCCCCGAGCTGATATGTGCATGCCAGCTGGTGGCCGTGTCCCCTGAGGATAAGGATAAAGAGCCCCTGGTGGGCAAGACCCTGCTGACGCCGCTGTATGGCAAGAGCATTAATGTCATTGCCGACGACAAGGTGGACCCCCAGTTCGGAACCGGCGTGGTGATGATATGCACCATCGGTGACAAGACCGATCTGGAGTGGGTCATGAAGTACAACCTGCCGCTGGAGAAGGCCATCGACGAGCAAGGGAAGATGACCTCTCTCGCCGGAAAGTACCAGGGCCTTTCAGTTAAGGAGGCCAAGCAGGCGGTCATAGAGGACCTCAAGGCCGCCGGGCTGGTGATCAAGCAGGAGGATGTGAAGCAGAACGTCGGCGGGTGCTGGCGCTGCCACACTCCCATAGAGTTCCTGCAGGTACCGCAGTGGTTCCTGCGGACCATGCAGTTCAAGGAGCAGGTGCTGAAGCTCGCGGACGAGGTGGAGTGGCACCCAGAGTTCATGAAAGTACGTCTAAAGGACTGGGTGGAGAGCCTGCAATGGGACTGGGTCATCTCCAGGCAGAGGTTCTTCGCCACCCCCATACCGGTTTGGGAGTGCGAGGACTGCGGATATGTCTTCCCGGCCAAAGAGGAGGACTGCTACATCGATCCCACGGTGGACAAGCCCCCCGTGGACCGCTGCCCCCTGTGCGGGGGGAGGCTCGTCGGCTGCCAGGACGTCTTCGACACCTGGATGGACTCCAGCATCTCCCCCCTCTTCAACACTCATTGGGAGAGGAACCCTGCACTTTTCGACCGCCTGTACCCCATGTCCATGAGGCCACAGAGCCACGATATCATCAGGACGTGGGCGTTCTACACCCTGCTGCGCTGCTACCTCATGACCGATAAGAGGCCGTGGGACCACATCATGATCCACGGGTTCATCATGTCGCCGGACGGAACCCCCATGCACTCCTCGCTGGGCAATGTGATCGATCCCGTGCCCATCCTTGAGGAGTATGGGGCGGACGCGTTGCGGTACTATGCTTGCACATGTGCTCTGGGGGAGGATAATGCCTTCAGGGAGAAGGACGTCATTCACGGCAAGCGGCTGGCGACCAAGCTATGGAACATCGGCAAGTTCACCAACATGGTGGTGAAGGAACTTCCGGAGATGGGCGGCCTCCAGCCCCTGGACCGGTGGATCCTGAGCCGCTATTCCAAGGTGGTCAAGGAGGCGACGCAGTTCTACGAGAGCTATCAGTTCGACAAGGCCATGAGGGTCATCGAGGACTTCGCCTGGCACGAGTATGCGGACCACTATCTGGAGCTGGTGAAGTACCGCACCCGGGAGGGGGACGACGGCGTTCGTTTCACTCTTTATACGATCACCCTGGGCATCGCCAAGATGATAGCTCCCTTGTTGCCGCACGTAACCGAGGACATTTACCAAGACGGGTTCAGCGCTATGGACGGGGCCAGGAGCATTCACGTTTCCACATGGCCGGAGCCAGTTCTGTTCTCCGACGAGGACGAGGTCCGCGGTGACCTGGTGAAGGACGTGGTCAGCGCCATCCGCTCCTGGAAGGCGGAGAGGAAGCTGCCACTGAACAAGGAGCTGGAGCTCATCGAGCTTATCGGGCCATCGGCACCGTCCCTTGTTGGCTACGAGAAGGACATCCTGGAAACCTCCCGGGCGAAGGAGCTGAAGATCGTCACCGAGGCCGACCTGGAGCAGAAGGTCGTGGCTATAAAACCGGTCAAGTCGAAGGTCGGTCCCACCTTCAAGACCAAGGGCAAGGAGGTCTTGGATATGCTGGCGGCGATCGATCCCCAGGAGGCCGCAGCGGCCCTGGACAAGGGCGCCCTGGAGCTGGTCCTCTCGGACGGGAGCAAGGTCGAGCTTGATCCCAGCTTCGTGGAGGTGCAGAAGAAGCTCATGATCGAGGGGAAGGCCGTGGAGACGCTGCAGGTGAGGGACATCCTCATCGCCGTCAGTCCCTGACCAATCTCCCTTCCAGTATCCAATAATGAGAACATAAAAAGTGAGCAAAATATAAATGGGAGAAGCTTGTTGACAGTGGCACAAGCGGGCGTAGTGTAGTTGGTTATCACTTAACCTTGCCAAGGTTATAACACGGGTTCGAATCCCGTCGCCCGCACTCCCTTTTTACCTTTCTTCATATGGGTCGTCTAAATTGATTATTGGTGCATTGAACCCCACATCGGGTTTGGCCATACTGATGTAACCTGATGCCTTTATTTATGTGAAAAATCAGCGGTCGATGAACCTTACTTATAGAGATCTGGTACCATTGTTGCATCAACATTTGTGACCAGACCAAATCGCTCAAATTTTGGTCATTCATCTCTAAGACTGTTCACGACCAGTATTATGATCCCGAGAATGATGAGGACTATACCCAGGATTATGAACAGCGTGAAAAGAAGATAACTGGAATAAAAATTATCAAGTGGCAGGGTGGAAAAAGCGAACAGTATAAAAAAACCAATAATTAGACAGAGGAATCCTGTCCTGTTGAATCTCTCCTTGCTCCCCCAATGCATGTGGCAAAATTGTTCTAAAACCATATATTATTTACCGTAGATAGATCTACATCAATCCTGCTTAGAATAGCTGATTACTTCCTATGTAAAACGTCTAAGGCTTTGATGCAAGAATATGAACAGGGATCTTGAGCAAAAATATAGTTTGTTATTTATTTATTTATTAAACAAAATTCATTGTGTCAATTGAAGTAATATGAAAGCA
The nucleotide sequence above comes from Methanomassiliicoccus sp.. Encoded proteins:
- a CDS encoding 4Fe-4S binding protein, producing MVAKINADECVGCGACEDVCPQSAIKVTDVAVINEPDCVDCGACVDECPNNAITMDE
- a CDS encoding amidohydrolase family protein — its product is MEYVSGKVLTEEGFRDGHVGFEDGRIIEVGKGRVKDNLAEGLILPTFVNAHTHIADYVVPVDLSLTLAEIVAPPHGLKYRILSQTPEEKQREAIAAMSESMLRKGISAFSDFREGGVNGAKLMSSAQGARPFVLGKPRAPHFDREEISALLELTEGIGPSAISDWDYEELRELTDFVRSRGKIVALHCSERIREDLDKVLDLRPSYLVHMTQATDGDLERCAQLDVPIVVCARSNMFFGMVPPLARMVDQGVTVAIGTDNAMISMPDMFVETEFVGRLLRQQGIARLECVLSMAVANGRKIINQLPLMEIVSDAPLDLMVVRSKQGDPLTDLVLRTAGEEPLLVCVGENKRRGTR
- a CDS encoding universal stress protein; this encodes MNDFKRILIPTDGSENTKAAITQGLELARVLGSEVTALYVVDQASFVNFPMDATVVSIYSLLEKEGKDAVDYVVSEGQKLGVNVTPKVVEGSPAKKIVDEAENYDLVVMGTLGRTGISKLLLGSVAERVVRFAPCPVLVVRAETPGEE
- a CDS encoding CBS domain-containing protein, producing MTIVDQVMTHNPITAEIPGSRNDVLKLMVRHNLTGLPIIKKADGSLAGMVTRSDIFQHPEEDQLAMVMNREPLVLSPQDTVETAATLMTTKRVTHFPVVDGGKLVGILTPTDLLNEVEKKASNIPVEDLALDPCVPIYQETPLRAALVTFKASRVNALPVLDANGRLAGIITDRDVFNKSLINGSVALTALGMGDDEDSWSWDGLRNIMKLWFEVSKIEMPAVPVRDIMVRSPTTVFKKTNVSEAARTMRRNDFGQLPVVDSKENLVAMLYDINAVSILAQ
- the glyS gene encoding glycine--tRNA ligase — protein: MDASDVLSLCKRRGFLYPSYEIYGGVAGLYDYGPLGTAMRNNIVEIWRRLYTLGEGFVEIDSETIGPEVVFKASGHVDEFADKMVKCKVCEEAYRADHLIGDRHPNPGSLKEEELDDLIREHGITCPACSGELSSVEEFNLMFKTVIGPGSGRVGYLRPETAQGIFVNFPSLYRYNREKLPLGVIQVGRGYRNEISPRQGVIRMREFNMMECELFVDPEDKGWPRFKDVKDDRMRLFANDGRELEISVGDAVEQGIICNQVLAYFMWFTQEFLKAIGVDGTRLRFRQHEKDEMAHYAADCWDAEALLSFGWTEIVGIADRGCWDLSRHIKFSGVDMSAFKRFDTPQEVERDVIKPKYGILGPKYKALGSKIGKAMEATDPSLIKDDSVTVEVDGQSYVLSRDCFDVARVKEKVSGVKVIPHVIEPSHGLDRITYTCLEHAYTKKEDMEMLRISAAIAPIKFGVFPLMARDELDKVAMDIDQEIRYSGIETYYDDSGSIGRRYARMDEIGTPYCVTVDYQTLEDGTVTLRERDSQAQIRVKVQEITLVARAALCGANLDQFVVGENKS
- a CDS encoding CBS domain-containing protein; this translates as MNGTEIAGIKKREQLRSMVEATKITDLMSKRFDFVSPEDQLSDVLKKMGQLDLHEMPVSLDGKRLMGVVSYGTLLKRRNLPITTKAGSITVMPQEVTPDTLVTEVAEAFMTSGFRQIPVVKGQNIQGIIARTDLIKIVEGIKELRELNVKDIMTEDVQTVGLEDPVETALLSMKNLTIRTLPVVDDEGNLTGIVGIKQVANYNWKERKRETVGEMTGDNSPVKVKVSSIALDAVYTVDEDATLGGAVKAMLENNVSTLPVVKGSRLAGIITKYDIIELLASFRQRDMVYTQITGLDQEDRFAADTMEKDITASLQKIAKITRPMLFTLHVTKYNAQGNTNKYSLNGRLTTESKVWVASAVDWDLNKATISLMQHLERRVIERKEEKLDHRKKAKNIGHS
- a CDS encoding CBS domain-containing protein — encoded protein: MKAEELVGANRQERLRAEVDAMGLEKIMNVDFETVYPSDTVNVVLKKMKELDMHEMPVAVDGGKLMGVVSYGTLLKRRNISIEAKAETLLLRPQNVTVVSPVTEVAEIMINSGFREMPVTRDGTIIGVVSRSGMLRIIQDVKELQRIPVTEVMSKEVRTVKLDTSVKDAVRYMSAMEVRVLPVVDDHDRIIGVVGIKDISHANWHMRDRATVGEFAGESLPIEVKVGSVAVEPAVVAAPEMTLGEAAKVMLDRGISTLPVVDFGKLLGIVSKYDLVALLASLRERNKLYIQISGLSDDDKFAQDVMVTEIESSMKKIAAIETPVMFDLHVAAYKDEGLNYKYSLHGRLTTHERLYTASATEWDLVQATSTLMKTFERRIIDHKELKLDHRRRTKNIGHH
- a CDS encoding valine--tRNA ligase, with product MAQYEAVETERKWQQKWKEWELYRFDPSSTAPVYSIDNPPRYTSGSLHLGHATGYSLIDFAARYRRMRGHNVFFPLCFDVNGTPTEVKVEKKHGITKLTVPRQEYIHLCSEFANSFIDEMTRQFEVLGESMDPSIYYQTDAPYYRRITQITFLRLLKKDLVYKGTYPVNWCPSCITALADAEVEYSDNVTKLNYVKFRVRGTDEDIIIATTRPELICACQLVAVSPEDKDKEPLVGKTLLTPLYGKSINVIADDKVDPQFGTGVVMICTIGDKTDLEWVMKYNLPLEKAIDEQGKMTSLAGKYQGLSVKEAKQAVIEDLKAAGLVIKQEDVKQNVGGCWRCHTPIEFLQVPQWFLRTMQFKEQVLKLADEVEWHPEFMKVRLKDWVESLQWDWVISRQRFFATPIPVWECEDCGYVFPAKEEDCYIDPTVDKPPVDRCPLCGGRLVGCQDVFDTWMDSSISPLFNTHWERNPALFDRLYPMSMRPQSHDIIRTWAFYTLLRCYLMTDKRPWDHIMIHGFIMSPDGTPMHSSLGNVIDPVPILEEYGADALRYYACTCALGEDNAFREKDVIHGKRLATKLWNIGKFTNMVVKELPEMGGLQPLDRWILSRYSKVVKEATQFYESYQFDKAMRVIEDFAWHEYADHYLELVKYRTREGDDGVRFTLYTITLGIAKMIAPLLPHVTEDIYQDGFSAMDGARSIHVSTWPEPVLFSDEDEVRGDLVKDVVSAIRSWKAERKLPLNKELELIELIGPSAPSLVGYEKDILETSRAKELKIVTEADLEQKVVAIKPVKSKVGPTFKTKGKEVLDMLAAIDPQEAAAALDKGALELVLSDGSKVELDPSFVEVQKKLMIEGKAVETLQVRDILIAVSP